One stretch of Natronobacterium gregoryi SP2 DNA includes these proteins:
- a CDS encoding NAD-binding protein has translation MVGEALLERLPKNWKRVVTVRAAIGLALAVALLSVLTGVHHIGQEAVDHGPLAGMVPGAVQRLVGFTGALTGFLMVGSALALRRGLRAGWYATLILMPVTAIQGLLQVDIYSIPLVILSLLSIPILLFTRKRFEKSLSLTATQLGAGGALFGVQIYGTFGAYGFRDDFDGIETLLDAFYFTLITSSTVGYGNIVPETPEAMLFTMSVVVLGVASFGIAIGALVGPAIQARITKTLGKMSDSQLELLEDHLLVLGYGKLTAPIVDELADSNRQFVVVTDDATTDDLSSEDIAVVAGDPSDEGPLERAKIGRATGIVVATDEDARDALAILTASQLAPDTRIVAAATDRENTKKLERAGADTVISPSVLGGHLLIRSALGSDDSELIEQILGNE, from the coding sequence ATGGTCGGTGAGGCGCTGCTCGAACGGTTGCCCAAAAACTGGAAACGAGTCGTCACGGTCCGGGCAGCCATCGGACTGGCGCTTGCCGTCGCGTTGCTTTCGGTCCTCACCGGAGTTCACCACATCGGCCAAGAGGCAGTCGATCACGGGCCGTTGGCGGGAATGGTTCCCGGCGCCGTCCAGCGGTTGGTCGGCTTCACCGGCGCGTTGACCGGCTTTCTTATGGTCGGGAGCGCACTCGCTCTGCGGCGCGGACTGCGCGCCGGCTGGTACGCCACGCTGATTCTCATGCCAGTGACCGCTATTCAGGGACTGCTCCAGGTGGACATCTACTCCATCCCACTGGTCATCCTCTCGTTACTCTCGATTCCGATTCTCCTCTTTACCCGCAAGCGATTCGAAAAGTCGCTGTCGCTGACAGCGACCCAGCTCGGGGCTGGCGGCGCGCTGTTTGGCGTCCAGATCTACGGTACGTTCGGTGCATACGGCTTTCGCGACGATTTCGACGGCATCGAGACCCTCCTCGATGCGTTTTACTTTACGCTGATTACCTCGAGCACTGTCGGCTACGGCAACATCGTCCCGGAGACTCCCGAGGCGATGCTGTTTACGATGTCCGTGGTTGTCCTCGGCGTGGCCAGTTTCGGTATCGCCATCGGGGCACTCGTCGGGCCGGCGATTCAGGCTCGCATCACGAAGACACTCGGAAAGATGAGCGACTCACAACTCGAACTGCTCGAGGATCACCTCCTCGTGCTTGGCTATGGCAAACTGACGGCACCGATCGTCGACGAGCTCGCGGATAGCAACCGCCAGTTCGTCGTCGTAACCGACGACGCCACGACGGACGACCTCTCGTCCGAGGACATCGCGGTCGTTGCTGGCGATCCGAGCGACGAAGGGCCACTCGAGCGTGCCAAGATCGGTCGTGCGACCGGCATCGTCGTCGCCACGGACGAAGACGCTCGGGATGCACTGGCAATTCTCACTGCCAGTCAACTCGCACCGGACACCCGCATCGTCGCAGCCGCAACCGACCGCGAGAACACGAAGAAACTCGAGCGGGCCGGTGCGGACACGGTGATCAGTCCGTCGGTACTCGGTGGTCACCTGTTGATCCGCTCGGCACTCGGCAGTGACGACTCCGAGCTGATCGAACAGATTCTCGGCAACGAGTGA
- a CDS encoding ubiquitin-like small modifier protein 1, whose amino-acid sequence MAIEWKLFADLAEYADDKHVAVDVSAGDTVGDALEELLEDVPALEGRVLDDGELRSQINVLRNGTNVLVEADGLETELEDGDELALFPPVSGG is encoded by the coding sequence ATGGCAATCGAGTGGAAACTGTTTGCGGATCTCGCCGAGTACGCGGACGACAAACACGTCGCAGTCGACGTCTCTGCAGGCGACACCGTCGGGGATGCCCTCGAGGAACTGCTCGAGGACGTGCCAGCACTCGAGGGTCGTGTCCTCGACGACGGCGAACTTCGGTCCCAGATCAACGTGTTGCGAAACGGAACGAACGTTCTTGTCGAGGCGGACGGACTCGAGACTGAACTCGAGGATGGCGACGAACTGGCGCTGTTTCCGCCGGTTAGCGGTGGCTAG
- the cofC gene encoding 2-phospho-L-lactate guanylyltransferase gives MQVVVPFAAESPKTRLESVLSFSEREALARAMLGDVLEAILETGHEPTVVSTARLSPESESDPVTGHADIGTLVDRGVTIEVDDRPLTDAVNTRLTAANGPVAVVMADLALATPDALTKLFATTADVAIAPGLGGGTNALLASHPEFRVDYHGASYLDHCRIAGEIDASLETVDSFRLATDVDEPTDLVELLVHGSERQRALSTLLAFGFDLETTAGRTDLRRVK, from the coding sequence ATGCAGGTCGTCGTCCCCTTCGCCGCCGAGTCGCCCAAAACGCGTCTCGAGAGCGTTCTCTCTTTCAGCGAACGAGAGGCGCTCGCTCGAGCGATGCTCGGAGACGTCCTCGAAGCGATCCTCGAGACCGGCCACGAGCCGACGGTCGTGTCGACGGCACGACTGTCACCGGAGTCGGAGAGTGATCCCGTGACCGGTCACGCCGATATCGGGACGCTGGTCGACCGTGGTGTCACGATCGAAGTCGACGACCGACCGCTGACCGACGCGGTCAACACCAGACTCACGGCCGCAAACGGCCCCGTCGCAGTCGTCATGGCGGACCTGGCGCTTGCGACGCCTGACGCACTCACGAAACTGTTCGCCACCACCGCCGATGTCGCCATCGCGCCCGGTCTCGGCGGCGGAACGAACGCCCTGCTGGCGTCCCATCCCGAGTTTCGCGTCGACTATCACGGCGCTTCGTACCTCGATCACTGCCGCATCGCAGGCGAGATCGACGCCTCGCTCGAGACCGTCGACTCGTTCCGGCTGGCGACCGACGTAGACGAACCCACAGACCTCGTGGAACTGCTAGTCCACGGCTCCGAGAGACAGCGTGCGCTATCGACGCTTCTGGCGTTCGGGTTCGACCTCGAGACGACAGCAGGACGAACCGACCTGCGTCGCGTAAAGTGA
- a CDS encoding tubulin/FtsZ family protein, which produces MKLAMIGFGQAGGKIVDRFLEYDERTNSSIVRAAVAVNSAKADLMGLDRIPKENRVLIGQARVKGHGVGADNELGAEIAEEDIDEIQNAIDSIPTHEVDAFLIVAGMGGGTGSGGSPVLAKHLKRIYTVPVYGLGVLPGTDEGGIYTLNAARSFQTFVREVDNLLVFDNDSWRQTGESVEGGYAKINEEIVRRFGVLFGAGEVGGDEEVAESVVDSSEIINTLSGGGVSTIGYASEGVELNDSGGLLSRFTGDDGNHDLDGASTTNRITSLVRKAALGRLTLPCEIEGTERALLVLSGPSEYLNRKGIERGRKWLEEETGSMEVRGGDFPREVPEVSASVLLSGVTDVPRIKRLQQVAIEAQDNMDEIAAESNENLEELVDDDEDELEPLF; this is translated from the coding sequence ATGAAGTTGGCGATGATCGGATTTGGACAGGCCGGTGGTAAAATCGTCGATCGCTTTCTCGAGTACGACGAGCGGACTAACAGCTCGATCGTTCGCGCGGCGGTCGCGGTTAACTCCGCGAAAGCGGACCTGATGGGACTCGATCGGATCCCAAAAGAAAACCGCGTACTAATCGGCCAGGCCCGCGTCAAGGGCCACGGAGTAGGGGCGGACAACGAACTCGGCGCGGAAATCGCCGAAGAGGACATCGACGAGATACAGAACGCGATCGACTCGATCCCGACCCACGAGGTCGACGCGTTCCTGATCGTCGCCGGTATGGGTGGCGGGACCGGGTCGGGGGGTTCCCCCGTCCTCGCAAAGCACCTCAAGCGGATCTACACGGTCCCGGTCTACGGACTCGGGGTCCTCCCCGGAACGGACGAGGGAGGTATCTATACGCTCAACGCCGCTCGCTCGTTCCAGACGTTCGTCCGCGAGGTAGATAATCTACTGGTCTTCGACAACGACTCCTGGCGACAGACCGGCGAGTCCGTCGAAGGCGGCTACGCCAAGATCAACGAAGAGATCGTCCGCCGGTTCGGCGTCCTGTTTGGTGCCGGCGAAGTCGGCGGCGACGAGGAAGTCGCGGAGAGTGTCGTCGACTCTTCCGAGATCATCAATACTCTTTCCGGCGGCGGTGTCTCCACGATCGGATACGCGAGCGAGGGCGTCGAACTGAACGACAGTGGCGGTCTTCTCTCGCGATTTACCGGAGACGACGGCAACCACGATTTGGACGGAGCAAGCACGACCAACCGCATCACGAGTCTGGTCCGTAAGGCCGCGCTCGGCCGCCTCACGCTTCCCTGTGAGATCGAAGGTACCGAGCGCGCGTTGCTCGTTCTCTCCGGTCCGTCCGAGTACCTGAACCGGAAAGGGATCGAACGCGGACGCAAGTGGCTCGAAGAAGAGACCGGCAGCATGGAAGTCCGTGGTGGGGACTTCCCACGAGAGGTCCCGGAAGTTTCGGCGTCCGTGCTTCTGTCGGGTGTCACCGACGTCCCACGGATCAAACGCCTCCAGCAGGTCGCAATCGAGGCACAGGACAATATGGACGAAATTGCAGCCGAGAGCAACGAGAACCTCGAGGAACTCGTCGACGACGACGAGGACGAACTCGAGCCGTTGTTCTAA
- the cofG gene encoding 7,8-didemethyl-8-hydroxy-5-deazariboflavin synthase subunit CofG produces MIPGASEYGVDVTIDDCEVDELLEVTPADVDGPSSLTFARNVFVPLTTACRYTCTYCTYFDPPGQASLLSLEEVREICRQGADTGCTEALFTFGDDPDDRYDEIHAQLEEWGHDSIHTYLREACEVALEEGLLPHSNPGDQAREQMQTVADVNASMGVMLETTAEIDAHAGSRRKEPGQRLRTIRTAGELDVAFTTGILVGVGEDWRDRAESLLAIRELHERYDHVQEVIVQPVRENERWSGGEPTLETMRRVTAMARAALPEEVSIQVPPNLTPARELIDCGVDDLGGVSPVTDDHVNPDYAWPALRELESIAEDVGLTLEERLPVSDRFLPAELRPAGFDGVPAEGTESEYASREWLSPTIRDALLPGDETERRYRSLLESSGGR; encoded by the coding sequence ATGATTCCCGGGGCCAGCGAGTACGGCGTCGACGTGACGATCGACGACTGCGAGGTCGACGAGTTACTCGAGGTTACGCCCGCCGACGTCGACGGGCCGTCGTCGTTGACGTTCGCACGCAACGTCTTCGTCCCGCTGACAACGGCCTGTCGGTACACCTGCACCTACTGTACGTACTTCGATCCGCCGGGCCAGGCGTCGCTACTCTCGCTCGAGGAGGTCCGAGAAATCTGCCGGCAGGGTGCCGACACGGGCTGTACGGAGGCGTTGTTCACGTTTGGCGACGATCCGGACGATCGCTACGACGAAATACACGCCCAACTCGAGGAGTGGGGACACGACTCGATCCACACCTACCTCCGGGAAGCCTGCGAGGTCGCTCTCGAAGAGGGGTTGCTCCCTCACTCGAACCCGGGCGACCAGGCCCGTGAACAGATGCAGACAGTCGCCGACGTCAACGCAAGTATGGGTGTGATGCTCGAGACGACAGCTGAGATCGACGCCCACGCCGGGTCCCGCCGGAAGGAACCGGGACAGCGACTACGGACGATCCGGACGGCAGGCGAACTCGACGTGGCTTTCACCACTGGCATTCTGGTCGGTGTCGGTGAGGACTGGCGAGATCGGGCTGAGAGCTTGCTTGCGATCAGGGAGCTACACGAACGATACGATCACGTCCAAGAGGTGATCGTCCAGCCGGTTCGGGAGAACGAACGGTGGTCCGGCGGCGAACCCACCCTCGAGACGATGCGGCGGGTGACGGCGATGGCTCGTGCCGCCCTTCCCGAGGAGGTATCCATCCAGGTCCCGCCGAATCTAACGCCCGCGCGCGAACTGATCGACTGTGGTGTCGACGACCTCGGTGGCGTCTCGCCGGTCACCGACGACCACGTCAACCCCGACTACGCCTGGCCCGCCCTGCGCGAACTCGAGTCGATCGCCGAGGACGTGGGGCTGACACTCGAGGAGCGCCTGCCAGTGTCAGACCGGTTCCTTCCAGCCGAGTTGCGTCCGGCAGGATTCGATGGTGTGCCGGCCGAGGGAACAGAGAGTGAGTACGCGAGTCGTGAGTGGCTCTCCCCGACGATTCGTGACGCGTTGTTGCCCGGCGACGAAACGGAAAGACGGTATCGGTCGCTACTCGAGAGCTCCGGTGGGCGGTAA